The Anastrepha ludens isolate Willacy chromosome 2, idAnaLude1.1, whole genome shotgun sequence genome contains a region encoding:
- the LOC128859283 gene encoding uncharacterized protein LOC128859283, with protein MKKVALALLACLFCLTTAAIIPLNDAEVEATTDCLYEDELWGTEDGTKFYYCLPDNSSAIIQSCPANTFFVRNETVTGCIPLSLMSSNCVYNATVGSCTGENLKQPQPNLAPNKFYLCTSEGATPLALSCADGKAFVKQDGYLGCFDWSVWRQLRQCYTLTNQKSE; from the coding sequence TTGCTCTAGCATTACTGGCATGCCTTTTTTGCCTAACCACAGCTGCCATCATACCCCTCAACGACGCTGAAGTGGAGGCGACTACAGACTGCTTATATGAAGATGAATTATGGGGCACTGAGGATGGTACCAAATTCTATTACTGCCTACCGGACAACAGCTCAGCCATCATACAATCGTGTCCCGCAAATACTTTCTTTGTGCGCAATGAAACCGTTACTGGTTGCATTCCATTATCTTTGATGAGTTCCAATTGTGTGTATAATGCCACTGTTGGCTCATGTACGGGCGAAAATCTCAAACAACCTCAACCCAACTTGGCACCAAATAAATTCTATCTTTGCACGAGTGAGGGAGCCACACCATTGGCGTTGTCTTGCGCGGATGGGAAAGCATTCGTAAAACAAGATGGATATTTGGGTTGTTTCGATTGGTCGGTATGGCGTCAGTTGCGGCAGTGCTACACTCTCACCAACCAGAAATCAGAATAA